In the genome of Drosophila pseudoobscura strain MV-25-SWS-2005 chromosome 3, UCI_Dpse_MV25, whole genome shotgun sequence, one region contains:
- the Arf6 gene encoding ADP-ribosylation factor 6, translated as MGKLLSKIFGNKEMRILMLGLDAAGKTTILYRLKLGQSVTTIPTVGFNVETVTYRNVKFNVWDVGGQDKIRPLWRHYYTGTQGLIFVVDCADRDRIDEARTELHRIINDREMRDAIILIFANKQDLPDAMKPHEIQEKLGLTRIRDRNWYVQPSCATTGDGLSEGLTWLTSNHKL; from the exons TTTTCGGCAACAAAGAGATGCGAATTCTCATGCTCGGGCTGGACGCGGCGGGCAAAACAA CGATCCTGTACAGACTCAAACTAGGGCAATCGGTTACAACGATACCCACTGTGGGCTTCAATGTCGAAACTGTGACGTATCGGAATGTTAAGTTCAATGTGTGGGACGTTGGTGGGCAGGATAAAATTCGACCGCTCTGGAGGCACTACTACACAG GTACACAGGGTCTTATTTTCGTAGTGGACTGTGCGGATCGAGATCGAATAGACGAAGCCCGCACGGAACTGCATAGGATAATTAACGATAGAGAGATGCGGGACGCCATCATACTGATATTTGCTAACAAACAGGATCTTCCTGATG CAATGAAACCCCATGAAATCCAGGAAAAACTAGGCTTAACTAGAATAAGAGATCGCAATTGGTATGTCCAACCATCATGTGCCACAACCGGCGATGGCCTATCTGAGGGCCTCACGTGGTTAACGTCTAACCATAAGTTATGA
- the LOC26533892 gene encoding uncharacterized protein, producing MQRPVPAWQLQSKYNNEISCVKNCNICQIRPEQNTKEQTNTNVNGPECQPPIDGGQKHFRVCALVRQQAAKGSIHYPQSATFSSIDLSVFVRRLSYWSSALCTCGT from the exons ATGCAGCGTCCCGTGCCCGCCTGGCAGCTGCAATCAAAATATA ATAACGAGATTTCTTGTGTCAAAAATTGCAACATTTGTCAAATCCGACCGgaacagaacacaaaggaGCAGACTAACACTAACGTCAACGGACCGGAATGCCAGCCGCCAATAGACGGAGGACAAAAGCACTTCAGAGTCTGTGCTTTAGTTCGTcagcaggcagcaaaaggATCCATCCACTACCCACAATCCGCAACCTTCTCTTCCATCGACCTTTCGGTCTTTGTTCGCCGCCTCTCCTACTGGTCCTCTGCCCTTTGCACTTGTGGAACATAA